From Cannabis sativa cultivar Pink pepper isolate KNU-18-1 chromosome 8, ASM2916894v1, whole genome shotgun sequence, a single genomic window includes:
- the LOC115700758 gene encoding polygalacturonase inhibitor-like: METPLLNRSIVSLFFLFFMIIFQPSFSAEQCNPKDKRVLLRMKRALKNPSVLDSWDPSTDCCNEWNSVTCNHETHRVNSLTISGGLQGQIPRQIGDLSFLETLVLLKHRNLGGSIPPTISRLKRLSYLTISSTNISGPIPNFLGQMRRLRSIDLSYNTLTGPIPSSLALIPNLTSLHLNRNKLTGPIPASFGQFSGSDFDLHLSHNQLTGRIPASLGNKLDFNDVNLSRNRLEGDASFLFGRRKRIRALDLSRNMLQFELSKVRFPRTLTWLDLNHNRINGTLPAGLTKLNFQMLNVSYNRLCGSIPLGGELQRLGYTSYFHNSCLCGAPLGGCK, encoded by the coding sequence ATGGAAACTCCATTGTTAAACAGATCCATTGTGTCcctcttctttctcttcttcatgATCATCTTCCAACCTTCTTTCTCAGCAGAGCAATGTAACCCTAAAGACAAGAGAGTTCTTCTCCGTATGAAGAGAGCCTTGAAGAACCCTTCCGTCCTTGATTCATGGGACCCAAGCACAGACTGTTGCAACGAATGGAATAGTGTCACATGCAACCACGAAACGCACCGTGTAAACTCCCTCACCATCTCAGGCGGTCTCCAAGGCCAAATCCCACGCCAGATAGGTGACCTCTCTTTCCTCGAAACCCTAGTCCTTCTCAAACATCGTAACTTGGGAGGTTCCATCCCACCAACCATATCTAGACTCAAAAGGCTCAGCTACTTAACCATCAGCTCCACCAACATCTCTGGACCAATACCGAACTTTCTTGGCCAGATGAGGAGACTTCGTTCCATCGATCTTTCTTACAACACCCTAACTGGACCAATCCCAAGCTCATTGGCTCTCATACCCAACCTCACATCCCTCCACCTCAACCGAAACAAGCTGACCGGGCCAATCCCAGCCTCTTTCGGGCAGTTTTCGGGAAGTGATTTTGACTTACACCTCTCTCATAATCAACTGACCGGTAGAATTCCGGCCTCATTGGGCAACAAGCTTGACTTCAACGACGTGAACCTATCACGGAACAGGCTCGAAGGAGATGCATCGTTTTTGTTCGGGCGAAGGAAAAGGATTCGCGCTCTTGACTTGTCGAGGAACATGTTGCAGTTCGAATTGTCCAAGGTTAGGTTTCCCAGGACCTTAACATGGCTGGACCTTAACCATAACAGGATCAATGGGACCCTTCCGGCTGGGTTGACAAAACTGAATTTTCAAATGTTGAATGTAAGTTATAATCGTCTGTGTGGGAGTATTCCGCTAGGTGGGGAGCTACAGAGGCTAGGGTACACCTCATATTTCCATAATAGCTGCTTGTGTGGTGCACCACTTGGAGGCTGCAAGTAA